The genomic stretch ATATTAAATACCAGTATCGGTAAATCATGATCACGACATTGTGTAAATGCCGCTAAGTCCATGATACCTAATTCTTGTTCTAATGCCTTTTCATAGCTCACATGAGAATATAACACGGCTTTGGGATCTTTTTTGGGATCAGCGCTGTATACACCATCAACATGCGTGGCCTTGAGCAATAATTCGGCGCCGATCTCGATACCACGTAAACTCGCGGCAGAATCTGTACTAACTAAAGGATTCCCAGTACCGCCGGCAAAGATAACCACATAGCCTTTTTCTAAATAACGTATGGCCTTGTAGCGTTCAAAAAGCGGTGCGAAGCCACCGATGGGAATCGCTGACATGATTTTGGCTATTTTTTTGTGCTTCTCAAGTGAGTCACGTAACGCCAATGCATTGATAACGGTGCCTAACATACCCATTTGATCGCCGGTAATTCTATCAATACCGCTGCGTGCTAAGACTTCGCCACGGAAAAGATTACCACCACCAATCACGATGCCTATTTGCACACCTAAATCCACCGCAGCAACAATGTCGGATACAATACGGTTAAGCTCTACTGGATCCAGCATTTGCGAGCTTTCTCCATGGAGCGCTTCTCCACTGAGCTTAAGCAAAACACGTCGATATTTTAATGGATGTGCCATGAGAAAATAATAGGTTTAAAGAGATGGGATGATAACCTATGCAGCGCAGTGTTTCTAGTCGGTCACTCATTTTTATCTGCTTAATCTAAGCTAATGCCAACGCGTGTGTTTCGGTATTTAAGACTTCGAAACGTTGTTCGAGACGAGTGAGCGAATTTTGTATTTCATCAAGTTGCAGTTTATTGACCATAGCGGCATGGATGTCTACGTTTTTATCTAATAGCTTCCAAACTTCTTCCAGCCAAGTTTTTACGTTTTTCTCTTTTAAACGTGGATACTCTTTTTTCATTTCTGGCCAAATCAAATGCCAACTAGATTCAAAAAAAATTCGTACTGAGCAGATAATTCTGGCTAAATTTTCCGCTAACGAAGCATGATGCTTCGCTTTAAAAGGCAAACATAAGGTTATATGATCAATTAACTTAATTTGTTCTGTATCGGGCTGAGATATAATTCTTACTAAATGTTCCATTAACTTCGGCGCACTTTCTTGTAGAGACTCCACTCTGTCATCCATCGGATCAATCAATAGGCCACTTTTCCACGTTTCGGGTTTTTCCCCGCCTTCTTTATCGATAATAATAAAGTTCTGGCCGCCCACCTCGCGTAAATTAATCGCTTGTATCCATTGCAAGCGACCTTTTTTCTCAGTAAATAACAGTTGATTAAATGCCACTGCGACCTGTTCATCACAAC from Rickettsiella endosymbiont of Miltochrista miniata encodes the following:
- the pyrH gene encoding UMP kinase; this encodes MAHPLKYRRVLLKLSGEALHGESSQMLDPVELNRIVSDIVAAVDLGVQIGIVIGGGNLFRGEVLARSGIDRITGDQMGMLGTVINALALRDSLEKHKKIAKIMSAIPIGGFAPLFERYKAIRYLEKGYVVIFAGGTGNPLVSTDSAASLRGIEIGAELLLKATHVDGVYSADPKKDPKAVLYSHVSYEKALEQELGIMDLAAFTQCRDHDLPILVFNIKCKNALLNILQGKSKGTLVSKRNLV